A part of bacterium genomic DNA contains:
- a CDS encoding type II toxin-antitoxin system RelE/ParE family toxin: MAIPKKEEYIFYQGEKFQIEFYFNEAGKIPAKEYLEEAALDVKVKLAALVKYIAEHGSIFDITKFRVVDTRDKIYEFKPLRYRFFNFFYEGRKIIITNGYMKKSQKVSNKDLERARDIKKDYTCRVKGGSYYGKE, encoded by the coding sequence GTGGCAATCCCTAAAAAAGAAGAATACATTTTCTACCAGGGAGAGAAGTTTCAAATAGAGTTTTATTTTAATGAGGCGGGGAAAATACCCGCTAAAGAGTATTTGGAAGAAGCGGCTTTGGATGTAAAAGTAAAGCTGGCCGCTCTGGTAAAATATATAGCGGAACATGGCAGTATCTTCGATATAACAAAATTCAGAGTAGTGGATACCAGGGATAAAATTTACGAGTTTAAGCCTTTACGATACCGTTTTTTTAATTTCTTTTACGAAGGCAGAAAAATAATTATTACTAACGGTTATATGAAAAAATCTCAAAAGGTGAGCAATAAAGATTTAGAAAGAGCAAGGGATATAAAAAAAGATTACACTTGCAGAGTAAAAGGAGGCAGTTATTATGGAAAAGAATAA
- a CDS encoding helix-turn-helix transcriptional regulator, with amino-acid sequence MEKNKTYMDRLMGDKEFREKFDQEYQNLCIAEQIARARHHARLTQSDLAKLINTTKSAISRYESADYDKYGIALLSRIAKACGADLKIIFVTSKRKKNASRLAAAL; translated from the coding sequence ATGGAAAAGAATAAAACATACATGGACAGGTTAATGGGCGATAAAGAGTTCCGGGAGAAGTTTGATCAGGAATATCAGAATCTTTGTATCGCGGAACAGATTGCCCGGGCGCGCCATCATGCGCGTTTAACTCAATCTGACCTGGCTAAACTGATAAATACTACTAAATCAGCTATTTCCCGTTACGAAAGCGCTGATTACGATAAATACGGGATTGCGCTATTATCCAGAATTGCCAAAGCCTGCGGGGCAGATTTAAAAATAATTTTTGTTACTTCCAAACGCAAGAAGAATGCTTCTCGTCTTGCTGCCGCATTATAG